The Tautonia plasticadhaerens nucleotide sequence TGCTGATCCCGAGCACGCACTTCACCGGCACGCTGCCCGCCGGGGCGATCAACGGGACCTTCCCGCCGAACGACCGCTACGGGGTGTCCCGGAGCGACAGCGGGGTGGCCTCGAACCTGGCCACGGGCGTCTCGTTCAAGCTGAGGGAGGACTCGCCGACGACACTGGGCCTGCTGGTGGCCGGGTTCGTGGGCGGGAACGTGAACTACGCGGGCAGCTTCAGCACGCCGCTCCTGACCCCCCGGGTGCCGCCGGACTTCGCCGGGGTCGGGCCGATCTACGGCAACGCCTCGATGCTGGCGATCACGCCGATGATCTCGACGCGGATCGGCGACCGCTTGCACGTCGGCGGCGGGCCGATCATCAGCACCCTGTCGCTCGCGATGGACCCGGCCTTCTTCGCGCCCGGCCCCCGGGACGAGTTCGGCCTGGTGACCTTCCCCTCGGCCACGCACTCCCGGCCGTTCTGGGGGGGCGGGTTCCAGTTCGGGCTGCTGTACGAGGTGAACGACTCCTGGAACGTCGGCTTCTCGTACAAGAGCCCGATCTGGCAGGAGCGCTGGAGCTTCAACTCCTCCACCCCGGACCTCGTGGGGCGGAGGATCGGCGTGGACGCCGACATCCCCCAGATCTTCTCCTGGGGCGTGGCGTACAAGGGGATCGACCGGCTGCTGGTCGACGTCGACCTCCGCTATTTCGACTACCAGAACGCCGCCCTGTTCGGCCAGCGGGTCGTCGACGGCGGCCTCGGCTGGGACAGCATCTTCGCGGTGGCCTCCGGGGCCTCCTACCAGCTCTCCGACCGGCTGACCCTCCGCGGCGGCTATTCCTACAATGAGAACCCGATCCGGGACAACACCACGCTCTTCAACGTGCAGCTGCCCGGCATCCTCCAGCACAACCTGTCGCTCGGTGCCTCGCTGAAGGTGACCGAGAACGTCACGTTCACGGCCGGCTGGGTCCACTCCTTCCGGAACTCCTCGGAGGGCCAGGTGACCCAGGTCCCGGGCGCGACGGCGAAGTTCGACACCCAGCTCGACTCGATCCTGGCCGGCATCAACATCGAGTGGGGCACCCGATGCCCGGAGTGCCACCGGCACCACGTCGACCACGGCCACGGCTCCGGGGCCGGGGCCGAACCGGCCTCCAACTGATCGCCCAGCCAGTCGGCATTGCATCGCACCGGCACCTTCCCCCGCCACCCGGCGACTGCGACAATCCGGGGCAGTCGTCGCGAGCCGGACGACGCCCCCTCGGACGCCGTCGGCTCGGGTCGCCCTCGCACCGATCCCGGGGACCCTGCCATGCCGATCCTCGCCCTCGTGGCGGCCCTGTCCGCCTCGATCGCCGCCGCCCAGGAACAAACCGGGCTGCCGGAGCTGACCGCCCAGCAGGATCACGCGCTGATGATGCGGGCCCTGGGCATCGCATCGCTCCGCCCCGGGGCGAACGGCCTGGACCCGGACGCCCCGAACGCCGCCAACTACGACGAGTCGAAGGCCAACCCCTACCCGGGCCTGCCCGACCCCCTGGTGACCGACGACGGCGACCCGGTCACGACCCCGGAGCAGTGGTGGCAGGTCCGACGCCCGGAGATCGTCGAGCACTTCGACCGGGAGGTCTACGGCCGGGTCCCCGACGACGTGCCCGCCGTCTCCTGGGAGGTGGTCGAGACCGTCGAGGAGGAGGTCGGCGGCGTGCCGGCCGTGACGAAGCGGCTCCTGGGCCACGTCGACAACGTCAGGTGCCCGGAGATCTCGGTCGACATCCAGCTCTCCCTGACCACCCCGGCCGACGCCGAGGGCCCGGTCCCGGTCATCCTCGAATTCGGCTTCGGCGGGTTCGGCCCCCGGCCGGGAGGCCCGCCGAGACGGGGCCCGGGCCCTCCCCGAGGCGGCCCCCCCTGGCGGGAGCAGGTCCTCGATCGGGGCTGGGGCTTCGCCGTGGTCGTGCCGGTCAGCATCCAGGCCGACGACGGCTCGGGCCTGACCCGGGGGATCATCGGCCTCTGCAACGAGGGACGGCCCCGGGACCCCGACGACTGGGGAGCCCTCCGGGCCTGGGCCTGGGGGGCCAGCCGGGCCCTGGACTACTTCGAGGCCGACCCGGCCGTCGACGCCGATCGGGTCGGCATCGAGGGGCTCTCCCGGTACGGCAAGGCGGCGCTCGTGGCGATGGCCTACGACCCCCGGTTCGCCGTCGGCTTCATCGGCTCCTCCGGCGCCGGGGGCGCCAAGCCGTTCCGCCGGACCTTCGGCGAGCTGGTCGAGAACCTCGCGAGTTCGGGCGAGTATCACTGGATGGCCGGGAACTTCCTGAAGTACGCGGGCCCGCTCACGCCCGGCGACCTGCCGGTCGACTCCCACGAGCTGATCGCCCTGTGCGCCCCCCGGCCCGTCTTCGTCAGCTACGGGGCGTCGACCGGCCCGGGGGCCGAGGGCCAGTGGGTCGACCAGCGCGGCAGCTTCATGGCCGCCGTGGCGGCGGGCCCGGTCTATGAGCTGCTCGGCGCCCGGGGGCTGGGCACCGCCGAGTTCCCCGAGGTCGGCACGGCCCTGGTCGACGGCGAGCTGACCTGGAGGCAGCACGAGGGCGGCCACACGACCGGCCCGAACTGGCCGACCTTCCTCGACTTCGCCGCCCGACGGATCACGGACGGTCCCCCACCCGACCCCGAAGGCCCCTGAGATCGACTCGCCCGGCAGGCTGGCCGTCGGGTCCGCCCGGTTCAGGCGCGGCCGGCCCTGAAGTGCGCCCCTGGGATTGGACCACCATTTCTGGGGGCGTCATCTGGTCGGCACCACCTTGGAAGCTCCAGCACGGGACATGAGCGAAGCGGGTGACGTTCTTCGGGTCTCCGCCCCCGCAGTGAGGGACGATCGCCGACCAGCGATCTCGCCTCCAGCCCCGGCCGGGGGCTCGGCTCGACCTTCCGGATCGAGCTGCCCACGGTCCCCGCCCCCCGGCCTCCCGATCCGACGCCCCCCCCGCCCGGGGCCGAGGCCGTGCGGCCCGCCGTCCGCATCCCGCTCGTCGAGGACGACGACGACCTCCGCTCGATCGTCTCCCGGATGCTCCGCAAGGAGGGCCTCGCCGTCGAGGCCGCCGGGGACCTCCGATCGGCGATCGCCTCGGCGAGTTCTCCCCCGTCGACGTGCTCGTCACAGATGTCGGCCTGCCCGACGGCTCGGGCCTCGACCTGCTCCGGGAGGTCCGGGACCGCTGCCCCGGTCCGGTCTCCGGCATCACCATGAGCGGCTACCGCTCTCGCGGCGACCTCGACGGCAGCTGTCGGGCCGGATTCGATGCCCACCTGACCAAGCCCGTCGAGTTCGACGACCTGCTCGCCTCCATCCGGCGGATCTGCCCGGCTTCTCGGGACCGGGCAGCCGGCGTTGCGGGAAATCGGCCGCGAGGGTAGAGTCCCGGGCGATCCGCCCGGGACCGACGACCGGCCCGGGATCTCGGGCCTTCCGCCCCCCGAACGCTGCTCGATCGGGCGGCCGACGCCGACAACCGGCTCGGCGACCGGCCCTCGACTCCATGGATGGAGCGGACGCATGCGTCTCCGGCCCCTCCTGCTCTCCCTGCCGGCCCTGGCCTCCCTGGGCTGCGTCGGCATGGATCTCTCCCAGTTCGACGACGACGAGCTGGCCCGGCTCCTCGACGAGCCCGCCGCCGTAGCCCCCGAAGGCCCCGACCGGGACAAGCCGGCCCCCGGTGCCGGGGAACCCGGCCCCTCGACCGTCGTCGACGACGTCCCCGAGTTCGAGCCCCCGGCCCCCGATCCCCCCCGAGATGAGGCGATCATCCGGGCCTCCGAGGTCGCCGAGGACCAGGAACGACGCCAGGCCCGGGACCAGGACCAGGCCCGGGACCAGCCCCCCGGCCGGGACGACCGGTTGGAAACCACCCTGCTCGATCGTGCCCTCCAGGAAGACGCCGAGCCGGCGCGGGACGACGAGCCCGAGCGAGCCCGGGGGGCCGTCGTCGCCTCGGTCGGCGAGGAGGAGATCCGGCTCCCCGAGCTGACCCGATCCGTCCGGCGTCGGATCGATCGGCTCCCCGAGGGACGGCCCCCGAACCGGAGGCTGGTGATCGGCATGGTCCGGGCCGAGATGGAGTCCCGCATCCTCTCCTCGCTCGTCGAGCAGCAGGCGGCCCAGGTAATCGGCGACGACTCCGAGCGGGCCGTGCTCCGGGCGTCCCTCGCCCGTGACTGGTCGGAAGACGAGCTTCCCGGCATCCTCCACCGAGAAGGCCTGCCCGACCCCGACGCCCTCGACGCCCGGCTCGCCGAGGACGGCCGGTCCCTCGACGACCTCCGGACCGCCTTCGAGGCCCGGGCCCTGGCCCGGGAGCTGATCCGCCGGGAGGGCCTCGACGTCGAGGACGTTGACGACTACCTCGACCGGCTCCGGGACCGCTTCCCGATCGCCTCCGACCTGATCCCCCCCGGGCGACTCCCCGCCGAATGAGCCGGGAGGGCCAACTTCGATCGGCACCCGTCGAGGAGCACGGATGATCGGATCTGCGAACCAGACGCCCGTCGACCTGGGAGATCTCGGAGACCTGATCCGTCGCCGAGCACCACGCCCGGCCGATCGACCGTCTCGGCCCGCCCCAGCACCGGAACCGGAGCAGGGGCCGGGGCCGGAATCGGGGCGAATCGTCAAACCGGCGCTGGAGGTCTGCGGCCTGGTCAAGCGGTTTGGCGGCCTGACCGCCGTGGCCGGCGTCTCCTTCCACGTCGACCGGGGAGAGGCGGTCGCCCTGCTCGGGCCCAACGGCGCGGGCAAGACGACCACCGTCTCGATGATCTGCGGCCTGCTCCGCCCCGACGACGGCTGCGTCCGGTTCGACGGCCTCCCCATCCGGGGGGACACCGACCCGAACAAGCGCCTGCTCGGACTGGTCCCCCAGGAGCTGGCACTGGTCGAGGAGCTGACGGCCCGGGAGAACCTCCGCTTCTTCGGCGCCCTCCAGGGGCTCGGCGGCCGGGCCCTGGAGCGGGCGATCGCCGACGGCCTCGCCCTGGTCGGCCTGACCGACCGAGCCGGCTCGGTCGTCTCCTCCTACAGTGGCGGCATGAAGCGTCGGCTGAACCTGGCGGTGGCCCTGCTCCACGACCCCCGGGTGATCCTGCTC carries:
- a CDS encoding OmpP1/FadL family transporter; protein product: MRGTIRAVLGAVLVASWASTAGAQGIILPGAGPINRSMAGASTAAPIELGGTYWNPALLSAFESNQVLLGSELLIPSTHFTGTLPAGAINGTFPPNDRYGVSRSDSGVASNLATGVSFKLREDSPTTLGLLVAGFVGGNVNYAGSFSTPLLTPRVPPDFAGVGPIYGNASMLAITPMISTRIGDRLHVGGGPIISTLSLAMDPAFFAPGPRDEFGLVTFPSATHSRPFWGGGFQFGLLYEVNDSWNVGFSYKSPIWQERWSFNSSTPDLVGRRIGVDADIPQIFSWGVAYKGIDRLLVDVDLRYFDYQNAALFGQRVVDGGLGWDSIFAVASGASYQLSDRLTLRGGYSYNENPIRDNTTLFNVQLPGILQHNLSLGASLKVTENVTFTAGWVHSFRNSSEGQVTQVPGATAKFDTQLDSILAGINIEWGTRCPECHRHHVDHGHGSGAGAEPASN
- a CDS encoding alpha/beta hydrolase family protein — its product is MPILALVAALSASIAAAQEQTGLPELTAQQDHALMMRALGIASLRPGANGLDPDAPNAANYDESKANPYPGLPDPLVTDDGDPVTTPEQWWQVRRPEIVEHFDREVYGRVPDDVPAVSWEVVETVEEEVGGVPAVTKRLLGHVDNVRCPEISVDIQLSLTTPADAEGPVPVILEFGFGGFGPRPGGPPRRGPGPPRGGPPWREQVLDRGWGFAVVVPVSIQADDGSGLTRGIIGLCNEGRPRDPDDWGALRAWAWGASRALDYFEADPAVDADRVGIEGLSRYGKAALVAMAYDPRFAVGFIGSSGAGGAKPFRRTFGELVENLASSGEYHWMAGNFLKYAGPLTPGDLPVDSHELIALCAPRPVFVSYGASTGPGAEGQWVDQRGSFMAAVAAGPVYELLGARGLGTAEFPEVGTALVDGELTWRQHEGGHTTGPNWPTFLDFAARRITDGPPPDPEGP
- a CDS encoding response regulator, giving the protein MGDRLGEFSPVDVLVTDVGLPDGSGLDLLREVRDRCPGPVSGITMSGYRSRGDLDGSCRAGFDAHLTKPVEFDDLLASIRRICPASRDRAAGVAGNRPRG
- a CDS encoding ABC transporter ATP-binding protein; the protein is MIGSANQTPVDLGDLGDLIRRRAPRPADRPSRPAPAPEPEQGPGPESGRIVKPALEVCGLVKRFGGLTAVAGVSFHVDRGEAVALLGPNGAGKTTTVSMICGLLRPDDGCVRFDGLPIRGDTDPNKRLLGLVPQELALVEELTARENLRFFGALQGLGGRALERAIADGLALVGLTDRAGSVVSSYSGGMKRRLNLAVALLHDPRVILLDEPTVGVDPQSRNAIFDGLEALKARGKSLLYTTHYMEEAERLCDRIVIVDHGRVIADGSLKGLSGLIHRDTRLRLELDSPGDGPWLDRVSALPGVTSARLDDATLVLDLAGLSDAPAVLGALGGLGLVVTHLESERADLATIFLNLTGSTLRDS